The following coding sequences are from one Ammoniphilus sp. CFH 90114 window:
- a CDS encoding cytochrome c oxidase subunit II codes for MHIHKYEKLWLILGTGTLIVFLATVGVSAYVQGNHPPSSLETIHPDMIDVTPPFDNPGVVQIGENEYEVNMVSLAYAYIPYEISVPKGATVHFNVVTKDVLHGFEIAGTSANFMVVPGHISKHTAVFNQPGEYLILCNEYCGLGHHVMNAKLEVTE; via the coding sequence ATGCACATACATAAGTATGAAAAACTTTGGCTAATCTTGGGAACTGGCACCCTGATTGTTTTCTTAGCTACGGTGGGGGTTAGTGCGTATGTTCAGGGAAACCATCCTCCCAGCAGCTTAGAAACCATTCACCCGGATATGATTGATGTGACTCCTCCCTTCGATAACCCGGGAGTTGTACAAATTGGTGAAAATGAGTATGAGGTTAACATGGTTTCTTTGGCCTATGCTTATATTCCTTATGAAATCTCTGTACCTAAAGGCGCTACGGTTCACTTCAATGTGGTTACGAAGGACGTTTTGCACGGATTTGAGATTGCTGGAACGAGCGCTAATTTCATGGTTGTGCCAGGCCATATCAGCAAGCATACTGCCGTTTTTAATCAACCGGGAGAGTACTTAATTCTGTGTAACGAGTATTGTGGACTCGGACATCATGTCATGAATGCAAAATTGGAGGTGACCGAATAA